The DNA sequence CgctggagagggtggaggtgagctCGGCGAAGGTGATGCGGATTACTTTTATTGACTGGGCGCGGTtgtcggggtgggaggtgtcGTGGAACAGACGGACGGCGGTCATCAGCCGGCGCCAGATCTCGAAGCCGCGGCGGACGCCGGTGTGGGTTGCCACCACGGCTTTGTCGTTGCGGGCTTGgtctggggaggtggtgtcttCGAGGAAGGACCAGCggttggaggtgaaggaTGCCGTGAAGTAATCCCTCACGGCGCGGTACATGTTCTCGGTTGACTGGAGGGTGTCGGGTGCCTGGAGGTTtcgaggggagggtgatcGGGAGAGGGacaaggcggtggaggtggatgggggggagcTGGCGGTTTGCTTTCGGGATTTGTGTTGTCGGAGGCGTTCGTCGTCCGTCATGAGCGACAAATCGATCCATTTGCCGTTTACTAGCAATAAACCTCTCCGTCGCTGTACATAAGGGACAGCATGCTGTTCATGATGGTGCGATGGAATGAtctcctcgacatcatcttcctgAAGTTCGGGTTCGGGTTCGGGTTGGGCATGCTGGCTGGCGTCTCCTGCTGCGGGccgcatcggcatcggcatcggcacGGGTTGCTTCAGCTTCGGCTTCCTTGGCCTGTTAGCCAAAGCGCTGTCCGATCTCTTACGTTTCCCGAGGCCCCATCGTTTAAATCGTGCTCTGTACATTTTGTTcctgtgggttttggttttgctCGTCAgcaaacccccatcccctgCGCGAGTGGCCGACTTACGTGGCAAGGAAGCCATATCGAACCTCCATCGTCTGCATCAGCTGCGTCAGGGTTTCACGATGGTACAGCTGGGTGATTATTTCCCTGTGCTTGTTGAAGTCCTCCTCGGTCGCCCATTTCTTCGTTCCGGTACtactgcctcctcctcctcctcctcctcctcctcctcctcctcctccacctcctccttctcttcctccttcttcttctccttctcctcctgtcAGGCCTGTGATGCCGCTAGCCGGTAGTGCAGCTTCCCGTTCGACTGCCACGGTTGAAGGCCCGGGGCCAGCTCCGTCGCTTGCCACCATACTATTTTCCCCGCCCGGACGGATGTTCCCGTGAGACTTTTGCAAAAACCCAGAATACTGACCAGTGGTTTGTACACGGTTTGCTATAGCGGAACACGGAACGACGCGGGCGCTCCAGGTGCAAAAGAGGATCGTGGATTTTTATTCAGGAACAGCTACCGGCGGCGAAGGAGATGCGGAGAAGGATAGGATAAGATGGGCTGCctggtaggtggtggtggtcgtgtgGAAAAGGGTAGTGGAAAGTGTCCAAGTTCTGGGAGAAGCTGATGGTGGGACGACAAACGCGGGATGGAAAGCGACGGCATGCAGCACACCCCCTCTCAGGTCCGGGGGACTGCCAGGCCCTTTCAAATCATGCAAGATGCCGAGAAATAAGGGCACATGGCAAGACCCGTGGACATGGCAGCGGGTTGCTGGGAGAAGCGCTTCGGCAACGGGAGAGGCGCTGTTGCGCGTGCGTgcgtgcgtgtgtgtgtgcgtgtgtgtgtgtgtgtatgtgtgtgagTGTTGTGCGACAGGGGCATGGGAGTGGTGTGCATAAAATGTTCGGGTGGGATCCAATCAGCGGCGTGCCATCCCGCGTGGTTGTtggctggctgctggtgaCGACgacccagcagcagctcacacacacacacccacgGCAATGCAAGAAGATATGTCCGAAGAGCCTGTTGCGTCAGAACGTAAAGGGGGTCAAGCTTGGGGAGATTGGATGGTGGCTTGGGGAGATTGGATGGTGGCTTGGGGTAGGTAGCcagcagtggtggtgatgagttGTGGTCTTGGGAGGTGCGGTTGATGTAAGCTTCTTGGCAGTGAGTTTTCaagatgatgttggcggcCGATCTGACTGAGTCGGCGAGCAGGAAAGACAACTCAACTCGCTAATGCTTTTATAGAAGGTGTTTGGGTCTTGTGCGTTACGTTCCGGCGCCCCTGTTTGCCGATTCTCACTGTTCTGCCGCCAACAGACTCGACCATGTTGCTGCCGTACCACCGAGGGGTATATCTGAGGAATTAACTTTGTGACAGCTAAGGATGgtgttttctgtttttgACTAATGTAACCGAAGTTCATTATGCTCGGCACCTGTCTTTGGATGTCTGGTGATGTCAGATTGCCATACGTGGCATGAGAGAATGCTGTTTTTTACCATGCCATCACAGCTTCTATGGCAGTGAGAAGGCATTGATTGTGGTCTATACACTGACCAAAGGTAAGCGGTAACCCATATCCCCAGCAAAAGCCAAGAGAAGCATTCAAACTTTCCACAGCTAAAGCAATTAAAGGTGACAGCGCAGAAGAAACGAATCGGGTATCATTGGCGCGCACTCTCGCGCTGCACATGGCTCAAAGGACCAGAGCAAACAATCCCCAACTCCGCTCATAACGACACCCCCAGATTCCGCAAAGACAGACCCCAGACTCGGAAAAGAAAACTTCTCCCGGGCCAAACCCGCCGCGCCTAGACAACCTCATCGGCCTTGTCACTCACTACGTTCGAacccttctcctgctctTGTCGCTCCTCAGTATCGGTTCTCCGGTGCTCCTCGGCAACATTGTTCTGCTCCTCGGTATCCTTGTCCTCCTgctcatcagcagcatccTTGCTCTGCTACTCCTCAGCATTGTCCATCTGCTGCTCGCCGGcatccttctccccatcctcaacttcaaccacctccttctcaaccgAATCGACAACTTTGTCCGTGGCACGACCGGGTGGAACTGGACGAGCCGGAGCAGTCTCGGGAAGAGCAAGACCAAACACGGCGTAGCCAAATTCGTCCAAATCCTCCACGATCAAAGCGCACCAAGATTCCTGCTCGACGCtgatctcggcctcggtgcGGGCGACGTACACGAGAGGGTAATTCCACGTCTCGGAATTCTCTCCCTTCTCACGATGGGATTCGAGCTGCTTGATGGTGCCCTcgatcaacatcatctcttCGCGCTTGagtttgttgctgtcgtctcCTGTGTGCGGGAATTCAGTTGGCAGCTGAAggggagaaaaaggaaatCGGAATGGCTTACCCTCCACTTTGAGTCCCTTGTCCTTGAGGTACTCATCATACGCCTCGATAATGTCCTTGGTCTCGATGGGACGGGGCGGGGCTGCGACACCGCGGCTGATCCAGGCGTTTTCATTGTCGATGTAGATGTCAAAGATGTCGACGGTTCCCAACCGGAGCAGGGCATCGACTATCAAGGGGCTGTTGTCACTGTAGAGAACGAGGACgaagccctcctccttggcggcGCGGAGAACGCGGACTGAGTCGCTGAAATAGGCAAGCTGCTCGACGGCGTTGGCTCTGCCGTAGGCTTTCATGTAGGCCTCCTCGGAAGCCTTTTGCTTGGCGCGGTACTCTTTCCTGGAGATGCCGAGGTGGGCGAGCATGTCAGGCCTGCGGGAGAGGTCTGGTTAGAGAGTCCAGAAAAGCGAGAAGATTTTTTGCGACTCACCAGGCACCGCTGTAGGAGTACGCCTCCATGACCTCGTCTTGGGTGGGCATcgggtgggtgggaaagaCCTTCTGGAAGACCTTGTGCATGGCGTGGCAGATGCCGGTGCGGTTCTCGAGAATGGCGCTGGCGTCGAACACGAGGGCTTTGGGACGGACACCCTCGTATTTGGGGATCTCGTCCACCTTGTCGAAGGAGCGCTTCATTGGGGCCCGTTCACCTGGTTGAAAGTGTTAGTTGGTAGCGAAAGGTTCTGGGGagaggtgagaggtgagaggCGTTCAGGGAGGTCAAGATGTTGTGGAAGGTGAAGGGAATTGCGAGAGGCGAAGAAATTTGTAGATGGGCAAGAGGCTCTGGAAGGTAGGATATGTAGCCCACCGGGCCACATGACTAAAGGAGTAGGGTAttgttggagatgggacGAAAGGAAGGCCCTGAGTGAGATCGGACGGAAAACATGGTCTCTGGGCTGGGTGATGTGTGTTGAAAAGACAAGAGTCTCAAGGATGATGGGACAAAGAGATGGACCCGAAGCACCGCCTCCTGGCCCTCATGGACTCGTCCCAGAGCCTTCTCGTGCTCCTGTAATCTGTCCATGAGAGCCTCGAGGTGCTCGAGAGCCGGCTCGGAGCCGGGCTCGAAGTTGAACCTCGACGCGTTCGctcatggtggtgatggcttgggaACGAAGAGGGTGGAAAGGGAAGTGTGAATCTGGAGGTGGGTTTTGTGGGCTAGAGGAGGAATAGAAGAAAGTGCGGCTTGTGTGTGCGGTTGGGACTATAGGCGGCTTGGGTATCAAGGCAATGAGGCTGCGATGTCAACTTACCaccgttgtcgtcgtcagtGATCACGAACTCGCCGCTGATGTGCTGCGGCTTGGTGGGAGACATCTCGGCGTTTTGCCAGCCGACAGGGTGattgtggttggtgttgaaggaATAGGAGGCGGGGCTAGAGAGTTATTTCGACCGTCGACGGTGGAAATACTTATAATAGCCTGGCATATCGTGGTGAGTGAAAAGGCAAGAACCTGACAATAGGTGGCCTTGGTATTCACATTTGTGGGCTCTCATTCAGTCTGGGACCACAATAACAGCATTTTGCAACTCCTTATCTTGCTCTTCATTCTGATAGCTTCTTTCAGCCTCTGCTTGAGCCATTATTCCTATTCACTTGAGTGATTGTCTCCTATATCGCTCCTCGATCTTGAAGttgaccctaaccctgagAAGGCTGGTTGGATCCCAGCAAATTCAGATCAAGTCGGGTTTCGCGGCATTTCTTGGTCCCAACACTTGACATGATCTATTTTCAGCATCAGTGCCAAATTTGATCAACATTTTTGATTCATGAGCCGAAGTTTCATGAAATATACCACACAGCCAACAGAATCATTTTGTATCTTCAGGTTTCGACTTCAGGTCGGTTCCTCCACTTCAGAGCTTGACTCATGTAGCTCTTTCAACTGACAAAGCCATAGGCATCAtgggcagcaccaccaccaccacccccgacaTTCGCCTGTCGACAGACCTAATTTCTCATCTCCAAAAAGCCATCCCTCAAGACGGAACCCGCGACTCCCTCCTCAGCTCCGTCATCCCTTCCCTTCTGAAGAGCGTGGCCGAGATCGCCAGAGACCTCCAAAGCTCCCACCACGTCTCCGCAGCCGGCACCTCCAACATCTTTGGCGATGACCGTACGCTTTCCTTCTCATCTCCTTGCCTCAGACCAAATCATACTAATTTCAACCCCCAGAACTCAACGTCGACGTCCAAGCCGAAGCCCACATCCGCcaagccatcacctcctGTCCCACCATCGTCACCGCCTCCAGCGAAGAAGACCCGGTCGAACGCCCCGTTGTccacacctcctcctcctcctcctcctcctcctcctcatgcCACGAAAAATACACCCTCGCCTTCGACCCCCTAGACGGCAgctccatcatcccctccaacTGGACGGTCggcgccatcatcggcctcTGGGACGGCCCCTCAGCCCTCaacacacccccctccaaatcccaattcctctccatcctggGCGTCTTCGGCCCCCGCACAacagccatcatcgccatccgGCTCCTGTCTTCCCTTCCATCAATCTGCCTAGAAGCAGGCCTTGACAACCTAACCCAAACATGGGAACTCACCCGCCCTGCTTTGTCTCTCTCGGCCCCGAACCCAAAGACCAAATACTTTTCTCCGGCCAATCTGAGGTCGGCGTCGGATATACCGCAGTATGCCGGCTTGGTGAGCCAGTATATCGCCCAGGCGTACACGCTGAGGTActcgggggggttggtgccggaCATTGTCCACGGGTTGGT is a window from the Podospora pseudocomata strain CBS 415.72m chromosome 6, whole genome shotgun sequence genome containing:
- a CDS encoding hypothetical protein (COG:G; EggNog:ENOG503P0GF), which translates into the protein MGSTTTTTPDIRLSTDLISHLQKAIPQDGTRDSLLSSVIPSLLKSVAEIARDLQSSHHVSAAGTSNIFGDDQLNVDVQAEAHIRQAITSCPTIVTASSEEDPVERPVVHTSSSSSSSSSSCHEKYTLAFDPLDGSSIIPSNWTVGAIIGLWDGPSALNTPPSKSQFLSILGVFGPRTTAIIAIRLLSSLPSICLEAGLDNLTQTWELTRPALSLSAPNPKTKYFSPANLRSASDIPQYAGLVSQYIAQAYTLRYSGGLVPDIVHGLVKGHGVYLSPVSGRHGAKLRRLYELCPVALVVECAGGEAVEFERGGRRILEREVRETDERGGIVCGSGEAVAEAVGRLFA